From the Limnochordia bacterium genome, one window contains:
- a CDS encoding anti-sigma factor antagonist (This anti-anti-sigma factor, or anti-sigma factor antagonist, belongs to a family that includes characterized members SpoIIAA, RsbV, RsfA, and RsfB.) yields MRKAVWRQRSVVLSPGYMNTQKRGNALLVRLSGELDLVTAPQFRSQVDGELANHDYLRHIILNLTQVKFIDSSGLGAILGRYKEVQGRGGKLVIVGAVPQVQQIFAVSGVLKLVEMCQSEKQAFEIIR; encoded by the coding sequence ATGCGAAAGGCGGTGTGGCGACAAAGATCCGTGGTTCTGTCGCCAGGGTATATGAATACGCAAAAACGGGGTAATGCATTACTTGTACGGCTCAGTGGCGAATTGGATTTGGTGACGGCCCCGCAGTTTCGGAGCCAAGTTGATGGTGAACTAGCTAACCATGACTATTTGCGGCATATTATTCTTAACCTTACTCAGGTCAAGTTTATTGACTCATCCGGATTAGGTGCCATTTTAGGAAGATACAAGGAAGTGCAAGGGCGGGGTGGAAAGTTAGTGATTGTGGGAGCAGTTCCCCAGGTTCAGCAGATCTTTGCGGTTTCCGGTGTCTTGAAGCTTGTGGAAATGTGCCAGTCGGAGAAACAGGCTTTTGAAATTATTCGATAA
- a CDS encoding D-alanyl-D-alanine carboxypeptidase, with product MRYVKLLVALCLLVSLCLPSRAMDLDSAACLLMDAKSGRILYEKDADEPRAIASLTKIMTLVLILEEMALGKISPDDVVVASPYANSMTGTRIWLEPYEKMTLGELVYSVAVGSANDAAVALAEHIAGTEADFVLKMNQRALELGLTSTSFGNSTGLPAKYTAQPDWPNYSTAKDMARLCQHAITVPGFLEYVSTYHYSVREGRKPQIELWNLNKILERTVGGKTYGYIGVDGIKTGTTTEAGYCIGATALRGNLRLIAVILGADNEEQRTEEATALFDYGFRNFQAQLVTEKEAFRLPVKVPLSATYQVEAVLGEDFYVAVPKGTREQLEVEAVLIEGLAAPLEKGEAVGHLVCRCEGVELGRAPLLTSGRVKKGSILHIAYYVLRDMLVNLLE from the coding sequence ATGAGATATGTAAAGCTTTTGGTAGCACTGTGCTTATTGGTGAGTTTGTGTTTGCCAAGCCGGGCGATGGATCTAGATAGTGCCGCATGTTTGTTGATGGATGCCAAAAGTGGTCGGATTCTCTATGAGAAAGATGCTGATGAGCCAAGGGCCATTGCCTCTTTGACGAAGATCATGACCCTGGTGTTAATCCTTGAGGAAATGGCCCTTGGGAAGATTAGCCCAGATGATGTAGTGGTGGCATCCCCTTATGCCAATAGCATGACGGGCACTCGGATTTGGCTAGAGCCCTATGAGAAGATGACCTTAGGCGAGTTGGTCTACAGTGTGGCCGTGGGCTCGGCAAATGATGCGGCGGTTGCCTTGGCCGAACATATCGCTGGCACCGAAGCTGACTTTGTCCTAAAGATGAATCAACGGGCCCTAGAACTGGGACTGACAAGCACCTCCTTTGGAAACTCCACAGGGCTTCCAGCCAAGTACACTGCCCAGCCCGATTGGCCCAATTACTCCACCGCAAAGGACATGGCTAGGCTATGCCAGCATGCAATTACGGTGCCTGGTTTTTTAGAATATGTGTCCACATATCATTATTCCGTTAGAGAAGGCCGTAAACCCCAGATCGAGCTGTGGAATCTCAATAAAATCCTAGAACGCACGGTAGGGGGAAAAACCTACGGATATATCGGCGTAGATGGAATCAAGACAGGTACGACTACAGAAGCGGGCTATTGCATTGGGGCCACAGCGTTACGAGGTAACCTGCGCCTAATCGCCGTGATCCTCGGGGCAGATAATGAAGAGCAGAGGACAGAAGAGGCAACCGCGCTTTTTGACTACGGTTTTCGGAACTTCCAGGCCCAGTTGGTAACAGAAAAGGAGGCCTTCAGACTACCGGTCAAGGTGCCCTTAAGTGCTACTTACCAGGTGGAGGCGGTTCTAGGAGAAGATTTCTATGTGGCTGTTCCTAAGGGTACTAGGGAGCAACTAGAGGTAGAGGCGGTACTTATCGAAGGACTTGCAGCACCCTTGGAGAAGGGAGAGGCTGTTGGCCACCTTGTGTGTAGATGTGAAGGTGTGGAATTAGGCAGGGCTCCCCTTTTGACCAGTGGTCGAGTCAAGAAGGGAAGCATCTTGCATATCGCCTATTATGTACTCCGGGACATGTTAGTTAATTTGCTGGAATAG
- a CDS encoding thymidine phosphorylase, translating into MRTVDLIKAKRDGRILQTEEMEWLVVEYAKGHIPDYQMSAFLMAVYFNGLSNEETLALTKAMVAQSDRLDLSSIPGTKVDKHSTGGVGDKTTIVLVPLLASLGVPMVKLSGRGLGHTGGTVDKLESIPGFSTELAPSQILNQGRRLMGVMAGHTQDLVPVDQRLYQLRDVTATVESLPLIAASIMSKKIASGATALVLDVKVGSGAFMKDLDQARKLAQLMIDIGTSSGVRTVALLTDMSQPLGYCVGNSLEVAEAIDTLKGEGPLDLTLLCVELAACSLTLSRDLGIEDARRMAQEHLCNGQALSKFKEIVSAQGGVEEVISDYSLLPQASLTHTLTAQVTGFITEINAEAVGTASMILGAGRATKDATIDLGAGLRLLAKRGDFVNKGQPLAHLYTNNKQALPEACSILEKSICVAKERPGIKSLIIDRLEGPR; encoded by the coding sequence ATGAGAACCGTTGACTTAATCAAGGCTAAGCGAGACGGTAGGATTCTTCAAACGGAAGAGATGGAATGGCTTGTAGTTGAGTATGCTAAAGGACACATTCCCGATTACCAGATGAGTGCCTTCTTGATGGCGGTGTACTTTAACGGATTATCCAATGAAGAGACCCTTGCCCTGACCAAAGCAATGGTTGCGCAAAGCGATCGTTTGGATTTAAGCAGCATCCCTGGTACGAAGGTGGATAAACATTCCACCGGTGGAGTGGGGGACAAGACGACGATTGTCTTGGTTCCGCTCCTTGCTTCCCTAGGGGTTCCGATGGTTAAGCTATCGGGACGGGGTCTTGGGCATACCGGTGGTACGGTAGATAAGCTTGAGTCTATTCCCGGGTTTTCCACTGAGCTTGCGCCAAGCCAGATCCTCAACCAGGGAAGACGGCTAATGGGGGTAATGGCTGGGCACACCCAGGATCTAGTGCCTGTAGACCAAAGACTATACCAGCTGCGAGATGTCACGGCTACCGTGGAGAGTCTCCCTCTAATTGCTGCTAGTATCATGAGCAAGAAAATCGCCAGTGGCGCCACAGCCCTTGTGCTCGATGTTAAGGTGGGAAGCGGTGCTTTTATGAAAGACCTCGACCAAGCCCGTAAACTGGCGCAATTGATGATTGACATTGGTACTTCTAGTGGGGTGAGGACTGTGGCCCTACTTACCGATATGTCCCAACCCCTCGGTTATTGTGTGGGAAATAGCCTTGAAGTGGCAGAGGCTATAGATACCCTAAAGGGCGAGGGCCCTTTGGATCTGACTTTGCTCTGTGTGGAACTGGCGGCCTGTTCTTTGACCTTAAGTAGGGATCTAGGGATTGAGGATGCCCGGAGGATGGCCCAGGAGCACCTATGTAACGGCCAAGCTTTGTCGAAGTTCAAAGAGATCGTTAGCGCCCAAGGGGGAGTTGAGGAGGTTATCTCCGATTACAGTCTCCTGCCCCAAGCTTCCCTGACCCATACGCTCACCGCACAGGTTACGGGTTTCATCACGGAGATCAACGCGGAAGCGGTTGGTACCGCTTCAATGATTCTTGGGGCCGGCCGAGCGACCAAGGATGCTACTATAGACCTTGGCGCAGGATTGCGCCTCCTTGCCAAAAGAGGAGACTTTGTGAACAAGGGCCAGCCCCTTGCCCACCTGTATACCAATAACAAACAGGCACTTCCCGAGGCCTGTAGTATTTTGGAGAAGAGTATTTGTGTCGCGAAGGAGAGACCAGGTATCAAGAGCTTGATCATTGACCGTCTAGAAGGCCCCCGATAG
- a CDS encoding phosphopentomutase: MKRAVILILDGVGVGALPDADKYDDLGSNTLQNTATAVGGLHLPQLERLGLGNIIDIPGVSEVSVPLGCYGKMKELSAGKDTTTGHWEIAGVPVLHPFPTYPEGFPKDLIDRFEEEIGIGTLGNYPASGTQIIQELGEEHICTKRPIVYTSGDSVFQIAAHEEVIPPKELYEICLVARRLLVGEHGVARVIARPFIGDGTRGFTRTEGRKDFSLPPPHPTMLDVLSSAGYPVCGVGKIPDIFAGQGITERLPAHSNQEVMTQTITWLKEAEAGLIWANCVDFDMLYGHRNDPWGFAKALEEVDIRIPELLGQLRKDDLCFITADHGCDPTTPSTDHSREYVPLLVYGPSGGPGVHLGIRHTFADIAATISEFFGLEPRFAAQSFLKSVMGGASYENR; this comes from the coding sequence TTGAAACGAGCAGTGATTCTGATTTTAGACGGTGTCGGCGTTGGGGCATTGCCCGACGCAGATAAGTACGATGATCTAGGGAGTAATACGCTCCAGAACACCGCAACAGCGGTGGGTGGCCTCCACCTGCCCCAACTAGAAAGATTGGGACTGGGCAATATTATCGATATTCCTGGGGTGAGCGAGGTTAGTGTTCCTTTGGGTTGCTACGGTAAGATGAAGGAACTATCCGCTGGAAAAGATACTACCACAGGCCACTGGGAGATTGCCGGAGTTCCTGTGCTACATCCTTTTCCCACCTATCCTGAGGGATTTCCGAAGGATCTAATAGATCGCTTTGAAGAGGAAATTGGTATTGGTACCTTGGGAAATTACCCTGCATCGGGCACGCAGATTATTCAGGAATTAGGGGAGGAACATATCTGCACCAAAAGGCCCATCGTGTATACCTCCGGGGATAGCGTATTCCAGATCGCAGCCCACGAAGAGGTTATCCCACCGAAAGAGCTCTATGAGATTTGTCTTGTCGCAAGGAGACTCTTAGTGGGGGAGCATGGTGTCGCAAGGGTGATTGCTAGACCCTTCATTGGGGATGGGACTAGGGGATTTACCCGTACTGAAGGGCGCAAGGATTTTAGCCTCCCACCGCCCCATCCTACGATGTTAGATGTCCTAAGCAGCGCGGGCTACCCGGTTTGCGGAGTGGGGAAGATCCCTGATATTTTTGCTGGGCAGGGGATTACCGAAAGACTACCTGCCCATAGCAACCAAGAGGTAATGACCCAGACAATCACCTGGTTGAAGGAGGCAGAAGCTGGTCTCATCTGGGCTAATTGTGTGGATTTCGATATGCTCTATGGACATCGAAATGACCCTTGGGGGTTTGCTAAGGCTTTAGAGGAAGTGGATATAAGGATCCCAGAGCTTCTTGGTCAATTGAGGAAGGATGATCTTTGCTTTATCACCGCAGATCACGGTTGTGATCCTACAACTCCAAGTACAGATCATTCCCGGGAGTATGTCCCTCTTCTTGTTTATGGTCCTTCGGGAGGGCCGGGTGTGCATCTTGGTATCCGGCACACCTTCGCTGATATAGCGGCTACCATTAGCGAGTTCTTTGGATTGGAGCCTCGCTTTGCAGCCCAAAGCTTCCTAAAGTCAGTTATGGGAGGTGCATCCTATGAGAACCGTTGA
- the xerD gene encoding site-specific tyrosine recombinase XerD, whose product MSEELVGFVNYLALERGLSPNTVEAYRSDLEDFVSFLSGFDCPLLAVDQTVVLAYLVDLRKRGMSTATTARRMNALRCFYGFYHEIGKLKVLPTDQLTAPKQEHLLPQILSVAEVDLLLSSMPIDTAIGIRNRAMLEVLYSAGLRVSELVNLKQDDVDWEEGFVYCLGKGSKERLVPLGRVALDWLHRYFVHRKEIHTRPKTQCIFVNRFGNRLSRQSVWKVTKDAARTAGLCADISPHTLRHSFATHLLENGADLRSVQEMLGHVDISTTQIYTHLTKAHLRSAYNRTHPRA is encoded by the coding sequence ATGTCCGAGGAATTAGTGGGTTTTGTGAACTATCTGGCGTTAGAGCGGGGGCTTTCCCCAAATACTGTGGAGGCCTATCGGTCGGATTTGGAGGATTTTGTTTCATTTTTGTCCGGGTTTGATTGTCCCTTACTAGCCGTAGATCAAACGGTGGTGTTAGCCTACCTGGTGGATCTACGTAAAAGGGGGATGAGTACAGCCACAACAGCTCGGCGTATGAATGCTTTGAGGTGTTTCTACGGTTTTTATCACGAAATCGGTAAGCTTAAAGTCCTGCCTACGGATCAGCTGACAGCGCCAAAGCAGGAGCATTTGCTACCGCAGATTCTTTCGGTTGCCGAAGTGGATCTGCTTCTTTCGAGTATGCCGATAGATACCGCTATTGGCATCCGCAATCGGGCGATGCTAGAGGTCTTGTATAGTGCGGGGCTACGGGTGTCTGAACTAGTTAACCTCAAACAAGATGATGTGGATTGGGAAGAAGGATTTGTCTATTGCCTTGGTAAAGGATCCAAGGAACGCTTGGTTCCCTTAGGCAGAGTGGCCCTGGACTGGCTTCATCGTTACTTTGTCCATCGTAAAGAGATACATACCCGCCCAAAGACCCAGTGTATCTTTGTTAACCGCTTTGGAAATAGGTTAAGTCGGCAAAGTGTCTGGAAGGTGACTAAGGATGCGGCGAGAACGGCTGGTCTTTGTGCAGATATATCCCCCCATACCCTGCGTCATTCCTTTGCGACCCATTTACTTGAAAATGGTGCAGATCTTCGTTCGGTTCAGGAGATGCTAGGACATGTGGACATTTCGACCACTCAAATCTACACTCATTTAACTAAGGCCCATCTACGCAGTGCATACAACCGGACGCACCCCCGGGCCTAG
- the spoIIM gene encoding stage II sporulation protein M, producing the protein MSTKTDVLIRNYIMTRRIALLFVSIICIMGFIFGVIAINTMEPSYREELSGFWAGFSQKDATENSGGSVFLHSLLYNIVFTALLVWVLGLTIIGSPLIVVIVFLRGFVLGFTGGFIVQQMSWKGIVFSLGTIGPHNLVIIPVIILIATSSLTFSFAALKMLISKDRSAMFPQFVLNLLHLLIGCGLLVIGVLVETHITPLLMRSLSNLLASLELDSWSMGKLLLWFR; encoded by the coding sequence TTGAGTACAAAAACCGACGTTCTCATCCGCAATTACATTATGACCCGCAGAATTGCTCTATTATTTGTGAGTATCATTTGCATCATGGGGTTCATCTTTGGTGTTATTGCCATCAACACTATGGAGCCCTCCTATCGAGAGGAGTTATCCGGGTTTTGGGCAGGCTTTTCCCAGAAGGATGCCACAGAAAATTCCGGAGGGTCTGTGTTTCTGCACTCGCTGCTATACAATATTGTGTTCACGGCGCTTTTGGTTTGGGTTTTGGGACTAACCATTATTGGTAGCCCGCTAATAGTCGTGATCGTGTTTCTACGGGGATTTGTCCTTGGGTTTACCGGTGGCTTCATTGTCCAACAGATGAGTTGGAAGGGTATAGTGTTTTCCCTTGGCACCATTGGTCCGCACAACTTGGTGATTATTCCAGTGATTATATTGATTGCTACTTCTTCTCTGACGTTCTCCTTTGCTGCGTTGAAGATGCTGATCTCAAAGGATCGTTCAGCCATGTTTCCTCAGTTTGTGCTCAACCTGCTCCACCTGCTTATTGGCTGTGGGCTCTTAGTGATCGGGGTTCTGGTGGAGACTCATATTACCCCCTTGCTGATGCGTAGCCTATCTAACTTGTTGGCTTCCTTGGAACTAGATTCCTGGAGCATGGGTAAGCTGCTATTATGGTTTCGGTAA
- a CDS encoding endonuclease Q family protein, which produces MQEYKVDLHVHVGFAENGQVVKIPAGKDLTLRGIIDYLLTSGKLDLVGIVDSACPVVIDDLTRLIEEGWGSPLSGGGILFADRLTVLLGVEVELAIGAGRAHCLAFFPHLEALRAFGARLDGLVTNRNLSTQRVRISPGDFMNLVAVCQGVLIPAHIFTPFKSIYGACHSTLKQAFGLRRADQLLAVELGLSADTALADQFSELQHYSFLTNSDAHSLGTIAREYNILSLEKPDSAELVLACQRKQGRGIVANRGLNPALGKYHRTLCRECGRIGTDACDHSRVVQGVYDYILEAKDLPLPQHPDYRPPYYHRYPLSFIPGIGPKTRKLLLAAFPSEEYILDRATADELAAVVGHRLALRIIQVRKGQFRIISGAGGIYGKLVLEDP; this is translated from the coding sequence TTGCAGGAGTATAAGGTTGATCTCCACGTGCATGTGGGGTTTGCCGAAAATGGGCAGGTTGTCAAGATTCCTGCGGGTAAAGACCTGACCCTGCGGGGCATTATTGACTACCTTTTGACTAGCGGTAAACTGGATTTAGTTGGAATCGTGGATTCCGCCTGTCCAGTGGTAATCGATGATCTGACTAGGCTAATAGAAGAAGGGTGGGGATCTCCCCTATCCGGCGGAGGGATCCTGTTTGCCGATAGACTTACGGTGCTTTTGGGCGTGGAAGTGGAGTTGGCCATTGGAGCGGGCAGGGCCCATTGTCTGGCCTTTTTTCCTCACCTCGAGGCGCTTCGTGCCTTTGGTGCTCGTCTCGATGGTCTAGTAACTAACCGTAATTTAAGCACCCAACGGGTGAGAATCTCCCCTGGGGACTTCATGAATTTGGTGGCAGTCTGCCAAGGTGTCCTAATTCCTGCCCATATCTTTACACCCTTCAAGAGTATCTATGGTGCATGTCATAGTACCCTCAAGCAGGCCTTCGGCTTAAGGCGAGCAGACCAGCTTTTAGCTGTCGAGCTTGGTCTTAGCGCTGATACAGCTTTAGCTGACCAATTTAGCGAGCTTCAGCACTACTCCTTTTTGACCAATTCCGATGCCCACTCCCTAGGGACAATTGCCCGGGAGTACAATATACTCTCCCTGGAGAAACCAGATTCTGCTGAACTAGTGCTGGCTTGTCAAAGAAAGCAGGGGCGGGGTATTGTGGCAAACCGTGGGCTCAATCCAGCTTTGGGTAAGTACCACAGGACCCTGTGCCGGGAGTGTGGGCGCATTGGTACAGACGCATGTGATCATTCCCGGGTTGTACAGGGGGTATATGATTATATCCTTGAAGCTAAGGATCTTCCACTACCCCAGCATCCAGATTATCGTCCTCCGTATTACCACCGCTATCCTCTCAGCTTCATCCCAGGGATTGGTCCAAAAACCCGAAAGCTCCTGTTGGCTGCCTTCCCCAGCGAGGAGTACATCCTGGATCGTGCCACCGCAGATGAGTTAGCCGCAGTCGTTGGTCATCGATTGGCTTTGCGGATCATCCAGGTACGTAAGGGCCAATTTCGCATTATTTCCGGTGCCGGGGGTATTTATGGAAAACTGGTGTTAGAGGACCCATGA